In a single window of the Chondrocystis sp. NIES-4102 genome:
- a CDS encoding tetratricopeptide TPR_2 repeat protein gives MLNSQQSTSPTPCSSPILQSTMSQEQLRHHIKEKASQGEYTVAITLLDQLIALYPDNAADYNNRGLMYYRNNQIIEALCDLSQALEINPMLDSAYNNRANCHAAQGEFNEAIADYDLALDINPTNIRAWINQGIAFRELGMYELAIENFDITLIIGDSLYERIYAERGRTYHLQGDWNCAVTDYQKALEILANYPNLANYRQKVINWLNRLLEPVFNHNI, from the coding sequence ATGTTGAATAGCCAGCAATCAACATCTCCTACTCCTTGTTCTTCACCGATATTACAATCAACAATGTCACAAGAGCAATTACGACATCATATCAAAGAAAAAGCATCTCAGGGAGAATATACCGTAGCAATTACGCTGCTTGATCAATTAATTGCTTTATATCCCGATAATGCTGCTGATTATAATAATCGTGGGTTAATGTATTATCGCAACAATCAAATTATTGAAGCCCTGTGTGACTTATCCCAAGCATTAGAAATTAATCCTATGTTAGATAGTGCCTATAATAATCGAGCCAATTGTCATGCAGCCCAGGGAGAATTCAATGAAGCGATCGCCGATTATGATTTAGCTTTAGATATAAATCCCACTAATATTCGTGCTTGGATTAATCAAGGTATTGCTTTTCGCGAATTAGGTATGTATGAGCTAGCGATCGAAAATTTTGATATTACCCTAATTATCGGTGATTCTCTGTATGAAAGAATATATGCAGAAAGAGGTAGAACTTACCATTTACAGGGAGATTGGAATTGCGCCGTTACAGATTATCAAAAAGCTTTAGAAATTTTAGCAAACTATCCCAATTTAGCTAATTATCGACAAAAGGTAATAAATTGGTTAAATCGATTGCTTGAGCCTGTATTTAATCATAACATTTAG